A single region of the Aeromicrobium chenweiae genome encodes:
- a CDS encoding sulfate adenylyltransferase subunit 1 — protein sequence MRTLLRLATAGSVDDGKSTLVGRLLYDSKSVLADQFDAVERVSRDRGLASADLALLTDGLRSEREQGITIDVAYRYFATAERSFILADCPGHVQYTRNTVTGASTADVVVLLVDVRHGIQEQTRRHLAVASLLRVPHVVVVVNKIDLVDFDEDTYTRVSDEVLASARSLGLHDVATIPVSALDGDNVVERSTRTPWYDGPSLLSFLEQLSPVGDPHSEPLRFPVQMVIRPQSAAGEEFRDYRGYAGQISSGLVRVGDAITVQPSGRTSVVTGIDFAGRELTEAYAPQSVTLRLQNDIDISRGDLIVTSRSVPAVTQDIDGTIAWLAESSLAPGTKVLLKHGTRTVQAMVKVISGKLDLDDARLLPADSLGLNDIGHVTLRLASPIPAEEYLHSRGTGAFLLIDGQDGTTLAAGMVGDALLDTKAEVASAAAATVSA from the coding sequence ATGCGTACGCTCCTGCGCCTCGCGACCGCCGGCTCCGTCGACGACGGCAAGTCCACCCTGGTCGGCCGGCTCCTGTACGACTCCAAGTCCGTCCTCGCCGACCAGTTCGACGCGGTCGAGCGGGTCAGCCGTGACCGCGGTCTGGCGTCCGCCGACCTGGCGCTGCTGACCGACGGCCTGCGCTCCGAGCGCGAGCAGGGCATCACGATCGACGTCGCGTACCGCTACTTCGCGACCGCCGAGCGATCGTTCATCCTGGCCGACTGCCCCGGGCACGTGCAGTACACCCGCAACACCGTCACGGGCGCCAGCACCGCCGACGTCGTCGTGCTGCTGGTGGACGTCCGCCACGGCATCCAGGAGCAGACGCGCCGCCACCTCGCGGTCGCTTCGCTGCTGCGCGTCCCGCACGTCGTGGTGGTGGTCAACAAGATCGACCTCGTCGATTTCGACGAGGACACGTACACCCGGGTCTCCGACGAGGTGCTGGCCTCCGCCCGGAGCCTCGGCCTGCACGACGTCGCGACGATCCCGGTCTCCGCGCTGGACGGCGACAACGTGGTCGAGCGATCCACCCGCACGCCCTGGTACGACGGGCCCAGCCTGTTGTCGTTCCTCGAGCAGCTGTCCCCGGTGGGCGACCCCCACTCCGAGCCGCTGCGCTTCCCGGTGCAGATGGTCATCCGCCCCCAGTCCGCTGCCGGCGAGGAGTTCCGCGACTACCGCGGGTACGCCGGACAGATCTCGTCCGGGCTCGTGCGCGTCGGCGACGCCATCACGGTCCAGCCGAGCGGACGCACCAGCGTCGTGACCGGCATCGACTTCGCCGGACGCGAGCTCACCGAGGCGTACGCACCCCAGTCGGTGACGCTGCGGCTCCAGAACGACATCGACATCTCCCGCGGTGACCTGATCGTGACCTCGCGCAGCGTCCCGGCGGTCACCCAGGACATCGACGGCACGATTGCGTGGCTCGCGGAGAGCAGCCTCGCACCGGGCACCAAGGTGCTGCTCAAGCACGGGACCCGGACCGTCCAGGCGATGGTCAAGGTCATCAGCGGCAAGCTCGACCTCGACGACGCCCGGCTCCTGCCGGCGGACTCGCTCGGCCTGAACGACATCGGGCACGTCACGCTGCGCCTGGCCTCGCCCATCCCCGCCGAGGAGTACCTCCACTCGCGAGGCACGGGTGCGTTCCTGCTCATCGACGGCCAGGACGGCACCACGCTGGCGGCCGGCATGGTCGGCGACGCCCTGCTCGACACCAAGGCCGAGGTCGCATCGGCTGCCGCCGCTACAGTCTCTGCATGA
- a CDS encoding phosphoadenylyl-sulfate reductase, producing the protein MSDVTLTLSERRERQAAHQDARTTHLASREALLTPRRSNDELRAIAEAAHERLADTDTDTVLAWVGQEFGYRTAVACSMADAVLPAVVARHLPWVDTLFLETGYHFAETIGTRDAVEASMRLTIVDVRPRLSVAEQDAEFGEKLYERDPGLCCAMRKVEPLHETLQGYEVWITGVRRDEGPTRANTPFISWDDKNSLVKINPLAAWTFDDLLAYAESNDIIVNPLVNDGYPSIGCATCTRRVAPGEDPRAGRWAGLDKTECGLHT; encoded by the coding sequence ATGAGTGACGTCACCCTCACCCTGTCCGAGCGCCGCGAGCGGCAGGCCGCCCATCAGGATGCCAGGACGACGCACCTGGCGTCACGCGAGGCCCTGCTGACACCACGCCGGAGCAACGACGAGCTCCGGGCGATCGCCGAGGCGGCACACGAGCGTCTCGCCGACACGGACACCGACACCGTCCTCGCCTGGGTCGGGCAGGAGTTCGGCTACCGGACCGCGGTCGCGTGCTCGATGGCCGACGCGGTCCTCCCCGCGGTCGTGGCACGCCACCTCCCCTGGGTCGACACGCTCTTCCTGGAGACCGGCTATCACTTCGCCGAGACGATCGGCACCCGCGACGCGGTCGAGGCGTCGATGCGGCTGACGATCGTCGACGTGAGGCCGCGCCTCAGCGTGGCCGAGCAGGACGCCGAGTTCGGCGAGAAGCTCTACGAGCGCGATCCCGGCCTGTGCTGTGCGATGCGCAAGGTCGAGCCGCTGCACGAGACCCTGCAGGGCTACGAGGTCTGGATCACCGGCGTCCGCCGCGACGAGGGGCCGACCCGCGCGAACACCCCCTTCATCAGCTGGGACGACAAGAACAGCCTGGTGAAGATCAACCCGTTGGCGGCCTGGACGTTCGACGACCTGCTGGCGTACGCCGAGTCCAACGACATCATCGTCAACCCGCTCGTCAACGACGGCTACCCGTCGATCGGCTGCGCCACCTGCACCCGAAGGGTCGCCCCCGGTGAGGATCCGCGCGCCGGCCGGTGGGCGGGGCTCGACAAGACCGAGTGCGGCCTGCACACCTGA
- the cysD gene encoding sulfate adenylyltransferase subunit CysD, whose product MTQTKERRLTQLEWLESEAIHIIREVVSEFERPVLLFSGGKDSVVMLHLATKAFWPAPVPFPVLHVDTGHNFPEVLAFRDATVERLGLRLEVASVQDYIDDGRLRERSDGTRNQLQTQPLLDAITDGRFDAVFGGGRRDEEKARAKERVFSLRDEFGQWDPRNQRPELWNLYNGRHRPGEHVRVFPLSNWTELDVWQYIGAEDIQLPELYYAHQREVFERDGMLVAVSDVSLPRDGETVEKRQVRYRTVGDMSCTGAVESDAVTVEDVIVEVAATRLTERGATRADDRASEAAMEDRKKEGYF is encoded by the coding sequence ATGACCCAGACGAAGGAACGCCGCCTCACCCAGCTCGAGTGGCTGGAGTCCGAGGCGATCCACATCATCCGCGAGGTGGTCTCCGAGTTCGAGCGCCCCGTGCTGCTCTTCTCCGGCGGCAAGGACTCCGTCGTGATGCTGCACCTCGCCACGAAGGCGTTCTGGCCCGCGCCCGTGCCCTTCCCCGTCCTGCACGTCGACACCGGGCACAACTTCCCCGAGGTGCTCGCCTTCCGTGACGCCACGGTGGAGCGGCTCGGCCTGCGGCTCGAGGTCGCGAGCGTCCAGGACTACATCGACGACGGTCGTCTGCGCGAGCGCAGCGACGGCACCCGCAACCAGCTGCAGACCCAGCCCCTGCTCGACGCGATCACGGACGGCCGGTTCGACGCGGTCTTCGGTGGTGGCCGCCGCGACGAGGAGAAGGCCCGCGCCAAGGAGCGCGTGTTCTCCCTGCGCGACGAGTTCGGCCAGTGGGACCCGCGCAACCAGCGTCCCGAGCTGTGGAACCTCTACAACGGTCGGCACCGGCCCGGTGAGCACGTCCGGGTCTTCCCGCTGAGCAACTGGACCGAGCTCGACGTCTGGCAGTACATCGGCGCCGAGGACATCCAGCTCCCCGAGCTCTACTACGCCCACCAGCGCGAGGTCTTCGAGCGCGACGGCATGCTCGTCGCCGTCAGCGACGTCTCCCTCCCCCGCGACGGCGAGACCGTGGAGAAGCGCCAGGTCCGCTACCGCACGGTCGGCGACATGTCCTGCACCGGAGCCGTCGAGAGCGACGCGGTGACCGTCGAGGACGTCATCGTCGAGGTCGCGGCGACCCGGCTCACCGAGCGAGGCGCGACCCGCGCCGACGACCGCGCGTCCGAGGCGGCCATGGAAGACCGCAAGAAGGAAGGCTACTTCTGA
- the cobA gene encoding uroporphyrinogen-III C-methyltransferase yields MTGSLPLTLRIAGRRVVVVGGGHVATRRTLSLLEAGAAVVVISPEVSDSLASSIGRGDVEWVQRTYVTGDLEGAWLVQTATDSPVDDLVAHDAEAARIWCLKGGDPEHATAWAPAVARVDDVLVAVSGGGDAGRATALRDGVAAALQAGELPMRHRTHHPDGFVALVGGGPGDPGLLTTRGRRLLAEADVVVVDRLAPHAVLAELDADVEVIDVGKMPDHHPIPQHEINALLVDRARQGKVVVRLKGGDPYVFGRGGEELIACREAGIPVEVVPGVTSAISVAAAAGIPVTHRGVARGFSVVTGHEEIGSLPHDGGHTLVMLMGVRRLAETCADLIAAGHRSDTPAAIVERGFSPSQRVTVATLATLADTAAAGGVESPAITIIGDVVALSPAWSARALA; encoded by the coding sequence ATGACCGGAAGCCTCCCGCTGACCCTCCGGATCGCGGGACGTCGCGTCGTCGTCGTCGGTGGCGGGCACGTGGCCACCCGGCGCACGCTGTCCCTACTCGAGGCCGGCGCGGCCGTCGTGGTGATCTCGCCGGAGGTCTCGGACTCGTTGGCGTCGTCGATCGGGCGCGGTGACGTCGAGTGGGTCCAGCGGACGTACGTCACCGGTGACCTCGAGGGCGCATGGCTGGTGCAGACCGCGACCGACTCCCCCGTCGACGACCTCGTCGCCCACGACGCCGAGGCGGCCCGCATCTGGTGCCTGAAAGGCGGCGACCCCGAGCACGCGACCGCGTGGGCGCCGGCCGTCGCCCGCGTCGACGACGTGCTCGTCGCCGTCAGCGGCGGTGGGGACGCAGGACGCGCCACCGCGCTGCGGGACGGCGTGGCCGCGGCGCTGCAGGCCGGCGAGCTGCCCATGCGCCACCGCACCCACCACCCGGACGGCTTCGTCGCGCTCGTCGGCGGCGGTCCCGGCGATCCGGGACTTCTCACGACCCGCGGGCGTCGCCTGCTTGCCGAGGCGGACGTCGTGGTCGTCGACCGCCTCGCGCCGCACGCGGTGCTCGCGGAGCTCGACGCCGACGTGGAGGTGATCGACGTCGGCAAGATGCCCGACCACCACCCGATCCCCCAGCACGAGATCAACGCGCTGCTGGTGGACCGGGCACGTCAGGGCAAGGTCGTCGTCCGCCTCAAGGGCGGCGACCCGTACGTGTTCGGCCGTGGCGGCGAGGAGCTGATCGCATGCCGCGAGGCCGGGATCCCGGTCGAGGTCGTCCCCGGCGTCACGAGCGCCATCTCGGTCGCGGCGGCTGCCGGCATTCCCGTGACGCACCGCGGCGTCGCCCGCGGGTTCTCGGTCGTCACCGGGCATGAGGAGATCGGCTCCCTGCCGCACGACGGCGGCCACACGCTGGTGATGCTGATGGGGGTCCGGCGGCTGGCCGAGACGTGCGCGGACCTGATCGCGGCAGGACACCGCAGCGACACCCCGGCGGCCATCGTCGAGCGCGGCTTCAGCCCGAGCCAGCGGGTCACCGTCGCGACCCTCGCGACCCTCGCGGACACGGCCGCGGCAGGCGGCGTCGAGTCGCCCGCGATCACGATCATCGGTGACGTCGTGGCGCTCTCCCCGGCCTGGTCGGCTCGCGCGCTCGCCTGA